From Deinococcus planocerae, a single genomic window includes:
- a CDS encoding glycosyltransferase yields MPDFTVVIPARNEAKYLPLTLRALERQLHPPAAVIVVDNASQDDTAAVARAWGATVVSCHVRGIAPTRQAGLDAARTPWVASTDADSLPCPEWLARFAEAVGSGAAGKGDAGPGGCGRVALYGPMRFCGVSRPVAALSGLAYGTFLHACAVAGRPNLAGANMAFSRGAAHLAGGYPDVEAYEDVLLGRSLGRLGEVAYVPGALVETSARRLEGGWLPFLWRHAQNLSGHTRGYFGE; encoded by the coding sequence GTGCCGGACTTCACGGTCGTGATTCCCGCGCGCAACGAGGCGAAGTACCTGCCCCTCACCCTGCGCGCCCTGGAACGCCAGCTTCATCCCCCCGCGGCAGTGATCGTCGTGGACAACGCCAGCCAGGACGACACGGCGGCGGTCGCGCGGGCCTGGGGCGCCACGGTCGTCTCCTGCCACGTGCGCGGCATCGCCCCCACCCGCCAGGCGGGCCTGGACGCCGCGCGCACGCCCTGGGTCGCCTCCACCGACGCCGACTCGTTGCCCTGCCCCGAGTGGCTCGCGCGCTTCGCCGAGGCTGTCGGAAGTGGGGCCGCCGGAAAGGGGGACGCCGGGCCGGGGGGCTGTGGCCGGGTCGCCCTCTACGGGCCGATGCGCTTTTGCGGCGTGTCGCGGCCCGTGGCGGCGCTCTCGGGACTCGCCTACGGCACCTTCCTGCACGCCTGCGCGGTGGCCGGACGCCCCAACCTCGCGGGGGCGAACATGGCCTTTTCGCGCGGGGCGGCTCACCTTGCGGGCGGCTACCCCGACGTGGAGGCTTACGAGGACGTGCTGCTGGGGCGGTCGCTCGGGCGGCTCGGCGAGGTCGCCTACGTCCCCGGCGCCCTGGTGGAGACGAGCGCGCGGCGGCTGGAGGGGGGCTGGCTGCCCTTCCTGTGGCGCCACGCGCAAAACCTCAGCGGTCATACCAGGGGGTATTTCGGGGAGTGA
- a CDS encoding MFS transporter: MTRRSPLRPGTLGPVAAAAVALACAEFVRSGVYAAYLPQAGPRELGLPQAAVGLAWTAHFAADTLMRGPAGALIARRGLRVVMLLGSLLSLLALALLPLAHWPWLIVLIAALHGVGFAAMWPGAMNLTADAAREGYQGRAITGVALGVMPLVGGGVLLLGGLAQGNAGLALLVALGMQSLGVLATLALPARRVRPREEGQAPAPERVRRAARALAPLLPAAFMQNVTMSMLGLLLFTLAPGLGLNYWGMVALLAVGGVVAYGSLPFTGRVADRGRARLALTAGFALVGLALSAIAATPPVWALYPLAAVAGLGYACISPGWAALVTGTLPEGERPAAWGALMTFENAGTALGPLLGSLAFAQLGVPGPFLVGGVLALTTALAYIVFRRAFPEGRTAQPA, from the coding sequence GTGACCCGCCGCTCGCCGCTGCGCCCGGGGACGCTCGGGCCCGTCGCCGCCGCCGCCGTGGCGCTCGCCTGCGCGGAGTTCGTGCGCAGCGGGGTGTACGCGGCCTACCTCCCGCAGGCGGGGCCGCGGGAACTGGGCCTGCCCCAGGCCGCCGTGGGGTTGGCGTGGACCGCCCATTTCGCCGCCGACACCCTGATGCGCGGCCCGGCGGGGGCATTGATCGCCCGGCGCGGGCTGCGGGTGGTGATGCTGCTGGGGTCGCTCCTGAGCCTGCTCGCGCTCGCGCTGCTGCCGCTGGCGCACTGGCCGTGGCTGATCGTCCTCATCGCCGCCCTGCACGGGGTGGGCTTCGCGGCGATGTGGCCGGGGGCGATGAATCTCACTGCCGACGCCGCGCGGGAGGGCTACCAGGGCCGGGCGATCACGGGGGTCGCGCTGGGGGTGATGCCGCTCGTCGGCGGGGGGGTCTTGCTCCTGGGGGGGCTGGCCCAGGGGAACGCGGGGCTCGCCCTGCTCGTCGCGCTGGGGATGCAGTCGCTGGGGGTGCTCGCCACCCTCGCCCTCCCCGCCCGCCGGGTGCGCCCCCGGGAGGAGGGCCAGGCCCCGGCGCCCGAGCGGGTGCGCCGCGCGGCCCGGGCGCTCGCGCCGCTGCTGCCCGCCGCCTTCATGCAAAACGTCACCATGTCCATGCTCGGGCTGCTGCTCTTTACCCTCGCGCCGGGGCTGGGACTGAACTACTGGGGCATGGTCGCCCTGCTCGCGGTGGGCGGGGTGGTCGCCTACGGCTCGCTGCCCTTCACCGGGCGGGTGGCGGACCGGGGCCGGGCCCGCCTCGCCCTGACGGCGGGCTTCGCCCTGGTCGGCCTCGCCCTGAGCGCCATCGCGGCCACCCCGCCCGTGTGGGCGCTCTACCCCCTCGCGGCGGTGGCGGGGCTCGGGTACGCCTGCATCTCGCCCGGCTGGGCCGCCCTCGTCACGGGCACCCTGCCGGAAGGCGAGCGCCCCGCCGCCTGGGGCGCCCTGATGACCTTCGAGAACGCGGGCACGGCCCTCGGGCCCCTGCTGGGCAGCCTGGCCTTCGCGCAGCTCGGCGTGCCCGGCCCCTTCCTGGTGGGGGGCGTGCTCGCGCTGACGACCGCCCTCGCCTACATCGTCTTCCGCCGCGCCTTCCCCGAGGGCCGGACGGCGCAGCCCGCGTGA